The DNA segment GCTGCACTGAAACCAGTGTCGCCACCAAATAATGCCATTGAGTAGTTAGCAACTACATCTACACCAGACGTTGTAGTATCAAAGTCATTAGTAAAGAATGTTACACCATCGATTAGCTCAGGGTTTTGTACGCCAGCTGCTTCTAGTTCAGCATAAATAGCAGGATCCTTAGTAGGGTTAACTGTTATTTGACTAGATTGTGCTAAACGGTCAGTTACTTCAATTGAATAAGCATCAACAGTAAAGAAGAAATCACCGTTCTGGTAAACCAAACCACCAGCAAAAGATGTTGACTCTTCTGGTGTTAACTCTTTCGCACCGTAATAAGCTGATAAAGGATCAGTTGGTGGCGCTAAGAATGTTTGAATTAAGTTACCTTCAACAATTGATGTTTGCGTATTAACAACGTTAGCTTGACCAACTGTTGGTGCACGGAAACCTGTACTGTGTGAAGCACGTAATGATAAATTATCAGTTAACGAGAATTGTGCCGTTAGCTTATAATCAGTTGTATCACCAAAGGTATTGAAATCTTCATAACGAACGGCTGCGCCGACCATAAAGTTTTCAGTAATTGGCGCTTCAACATCCATATATAACGCGTAGTTACGACGAACATTCTCACCTTGAGACTCTGGACCAAAGCCTTTGAAACCGTGTGAACCGATGTTAAAACCTTGGTCAGCATATGGGCCAGCTTTCCATGAGTTTTCTTCACCAGAAATAATTTCAAATGACTCTTCACGCCATTCGTAACCAACCGCGAAGTTTAGCTCTTCGTACATACCAATATCGATAAGACGAACTAAATCAAAGTTGAAGGTTTTCTCTAATTGAATGTATTTACCTGTATCAAAACTTGTTTGAGTTAATTCAGGGCTTTCAATATTAATTCCAAGAGATGGATTTAATGTATTAGATAAATGGAATGACGATTCGTTACGACCAACTGAACCACTTAAATCGTAGCTCCAATCATTTAAGAAACCAGATTTAATATCTCCACGTGTTCCCATAGTCAATGAAGTATCAGTAATATTACCGCCAAACGCTGGTGTGTAACCACCTGGCATTACTTGGTTCATTGAGAAACAGTTTGGATTATCTAACATGGCCATATAGGCAGGGTCGGTTAGTACATTACCATCAACAATTGAACCGTCCGGTTGAGTAATTTTAGGAATCATAATGACAGGACATGTACGAGCATCTCCCATTGATTCGCCTACATCACCAACTAATAATGTTTCACCACCATCGGTAGAGAAAACATTACCACGGTTATGTGGGTTACGATAATAGAAACCACCAGTAACATCACGCTCTGAGTAGTTACCCCACATGTAGAATTCTTTATCATCACCTAAATCAAGACCGATGTTACCAAACACTGTAATATCATCTTCAATTTCAGGGTTACCCCAGATTTGTGCAGGGTTACCTACATCCATATTACCTTGGGCGATTAAGTTAGCAGCATCAGGACGCTGTGTACTACGGCTGGTATCATCAGCATTTTTAAGTTGGAAACTGAAGTTGGCAAAACCATCATCAGTAAGAGGTAAACCAATGTTACCGTCTATAATTGTTAAACCGCCATCACCTTCGGCATATTCACCGGCTTTAACAGAGATTGAACCACCATCTGAATCATCTTTTAAAACAAAGTTCATTACACCGGCAATTGCATCTGAGCCGTATTGTGCCGAAGCACCGTCACGAAGTACTTCTACTTGTTTTAATGCAACAGAAGGGATTACTGAGATATCAGCACCTTGAGCACCATCGTTAACACCACCACCTTGGAAAGCGATTACTGATGCACGGTGACGACGTTTGCCGTTAACAAGTACAAGAGTTGAATCTGAAGGTAAACCACGAAGGTTAACAGGCTTGATTAGAGTTGCAGCATCAGAGATAGGCTGCTGGCGTACGTTAAATGATGGAATAGAGCTTACTAACATATCTAACATGTCAGAACCGCCAGATTTCGCTAACTCATCACCGTCGATAACATCTACGGGTACTGGTGAGTCTGCAACAGAACGAGGTGCGGCGCGTGAGCCTACAACTACAATTTGTTCAATATCTTCATCTGCTACAACTTCCGTTTCTTCTGCAGCATATGCAGGCATACCTACTAACGCCATACCTACAGCTAGCGCTAAGGTTTTTACAGGAAAATTCCTAGACATTTTTTCACTCCCTAGTGATTTTTTTTATATTATTATTGTTGTCAATTATTATAATATTTTTGACTAACTTACCTTTTATATACGACCACGTGTGCATTTACAACATATTAACAAGTTTGTTTACACTTTTTTAGTCAACTTGAACAATAGTACAAGCTCATGAAAAATCAATAAATTACAACCTTTGGAGATAAGTTACGTTATTATATTCACCCTTTTATTTATATGTTGATCCGAAAATGTCAGACGTTGTACAACAATTTTCCATATTAATTACCAATAAAATTTTCTTATCTATATGTGTAGTAATAGGTATGCAATTTATCTCGCATCAAATTGTGAACTTTATTCGCCGTGGTAATGACTTTTTAAATGAACGACATAGAACTTGGATTTCACGCACCAAAAATCTAACAGTAATGATCATTGCGATTATGCTGCTTAGTTTGTGGTGGGTAGAGCTTGAGACGTTCGCGTTATCTATTGCCGCCGTTGCGGTCGCAATCGTTATTGCGTCAAAAGAATTAATTTTGTGTCTTAGTGGTTCTATTTTAAGAGCAACATCAAATGCCTTTGTTATTGGAGATTGGATCAGAGCGGGTGACAATTATGGCGAAGTCATAGAGCACAATATATTGTCCACTGTGGTTCAAGAAATAGACTTTGCCAATAATAATTATAATTACACCGGCAAAACAGTAACGATTCCTAATAGCCAGTTTTTAACTGAGACAGTTAAAAATATGAATTTTATGAAACGCTATGTGTATCACACGTTTTCTATCACCACCGATGCTAGCATTAATGTATTTGCCGCACGCGAGCATATTTTTTCCAAAATGAACGAATACACTCAAGACTTTTTAGAAGTGGGTCGCCGTTATAATAATGTGATTGAAAAACACCTTGGCGTCGATTTACCCGGCGAAGAGCCGTATATACGGATTACGACGACTGACTTAGGTAATTTTAAATTTACCATCATACTGTTTTGTCCAACAGAACAAGCGGTATCATTAGAGCAACGTATCACCCAAGACTATATGGATTTTCGTTTTCAGCAATTGGATCAGAATTGATTTTGATTTTTTCTTACACATTCACTGCCATTAACGAGTTTAACCACTATTTATAGTGGGCCTTTATTAAACTCGTTTGTTGCCCATCAATAACAATTGATTCGCCTTCGCCGTTTTTTTAATAAAATTCCATAGCATTTCAACTCGTGCAATACGTTTTCGATCTGCCTGTGCCATTAAATAAAACTGCCTGACAATATCAATTTCATCATCAAGTAACGGTTTTAGCTCAGGGTCTAAATCAGCGACAAAACATGGTAGTACAGCAATGCCCAACCCACTTTTAACCGCTAAATATTGACTGATAACACTTGAGCTTTTCAAAATTGGAACCACATCGGGCGCCAGGTCTTTTACGTGTGAAAGTTGATCACTAAAATCAAGGTGCTCAACGTACGCTATCCAGCTTTGCTGATTCAAATCTGATTTTTTAGTGATTGGGTGATTTCTTAAATAGATATTACTGGCGTAAAGCTTTAAACGATAATCACAAAGCTTACTAACCACCATTGAAGTTTTATCAGGTTTACCAACATTAATGGCAATATCAGCCTCATAGCGAGTTAGATTTACCTGGCGCGAAAAAGTAAGGATATCAACATTGATTTTTGGTGCGAGATTAGAAAATTCACGCATTTTAGTCGCCAAAAAGAAACTACCAAATGCTTCTGTAGTACCAAGACGTACATTACCGGAATCGCCTTTATTAATGCCTTGCAATGATGCAACCGAAGATTGTAAGTTTTGCTCCATTCGCTTGGCAGTTTGCATTAATTGTTGGCCTTCTACGGTTAACAAATGCCCTTCTGCACCACGTTCAAACAAGCTGACTTCTAATGACTTTTCTAAATAGTGTAAACGCCTGGAAACCGTTGATGAATCAACGTTAAGGTTCCTCGCAGCCAATGCAAGCTTGCCAGTACGGGCAACTTGTAAGAATATTTTTATATCATCCCAATTCATTCATTCAATATAACAAAGCATCACGCCAATGTCTTGCAAATTTGCAAATAGACCTTGCACTAATGACCTTGTTATCACCACAGTATGCGACTATCCTAGATACAATTTTAAAGCCAAGGCATAAATGCAGTTGGCAATTAACTCATATGTTATAAGGGAGCGAGCAATGTCTATTCGCCAAATTCCACTAATTATTGGTGGTGAAAAAGTTATTTCAAAATCTGAGCAATGGCTAGATGTATTAAACCCAGCAACTCAAGAAGTTGTGGCACAAGTGCCAATGGCAACACTTGAAGAAGTAGATGCAGCAATTGAAAGCGCTGAACAAGCTTTCAAAACCTGGAGCAAAACATCAATTACCAAGCGTATGCGTATCATGCTTAAGTACCAACAGTTACTTGAAGCAAATACGGTTGAAATTGCAAAATTAATCACCCTTGAACACGGTAAAACACTACCAGATGCCGAAGGTGAAGTTGGTCGTGCCCTTGAAGCTGTTGAGAACGCGTGTTCTATTTCTCGTTTACAACTAGGTGAAATGGCAAACAACGCAGCCACAAATGTTGATGTTTACACATTAAACAAACCGTTAGGTGTTGGCGCTGGTATTACCGCGTTTAACTTCCCGGTAATGTTACCTGCCTTTATGTTTCCGGCAGCAATTGTTTGTGGTAACACATTTGTATTAAAGCCATCTGAGCAAGATCCATCTTCAACAATGTTAATGGTAGAGCTTGCATTGCAAGCAGGTGTACCTGCAGGTGTTCTAAACGTAGTACACGGCGGCCCAGAAGTTGTTAACCGTATTATTGAGCACGATGCCGTTAAAGCTGTTTCGTTCATCGGTTCTACTGGTGTTGGTACTCACGTTTATAACCATGCAAGTAAACACGGTAAGCGTGCACAATGTATGATGGGTGCAAAAAACCATATGGTTATCATGCCAGATGCAAACAAAGATCGTGCTATTAACGACTTACTAGGTTCGGCTTTTGGCGCTGCGGGTCAACGCTGTATGGCAAACCCAGTGACTATTTTAGTTGGTGAAGCTCGTAGCTGGTTACCTGAGATTGCTGAGCGAGCTAAAACGATGATTGTTGATGCTGGTACAAACCGTGATGCTGATTTAGGTCCTGTTGTCTCTCCTCAGGCAAAACAACGCATCATCAAGTTACTTGATTCGGGTGTAGAACAAGGCGCTAACTTATTAGTTGATGGTCGTAATGTAGTTGTACCAGGTTATGAAAATGGTAACTTTGTTGGCCCTACAATGTTCTCTGGTGTAACCACTGATATGGACATTTACACGCAAGAAATCTTTGGTCCTGCGTTATGTGTATTAGAAGTTGAAACATTAGATGAAGCTATTGCAATTATTAATGCAAACCCTAATGGTAACGGTACTTCAATCTTTACTTCATCTGGTTATGTTGCACGTAAATATGAAAATGATATTGATGTTGGTCAAATTGGTATCAATGTACCAATTCCTGTACCGGTAGCATTTTTCTCGTTCACTGGTTCTCGTGCTTCAAAGTTAGGTGAC comes from the Thalassotalea nanhaiensis genome and includes:
- a CDS encoding TonB-dependent receptor plug domain-containing protein, with product MSRNFPVKTLALAVGMALVGMPAYAAEETEVVADEDIEQIVVVGSRAAPRSVADSPVPVDVIDGDELAKSGGSDMLDMLVSSIPSFNVRQQPISDAATLIKPVNLRGLPSDSTLVLVNGKRRHRASVIAFQGGGVNDGAQGADISVIPSVALKQVEVLRDGASAQYGSDAIAGVMNFVLKDDSDGGSISVKAGEYAEGDGGLTIIDGNIGLPLTDDGFANFSFQLKNADDTSRSTQRPDAANLIAQGNMDVGNPAQIWGNPEIEDDITVFGNIGLDLGDDKEFYMWGNYSERDVTGGFYYRNPHNRGNVFSTDGGETLLVGDVGESMGDARTCPVIMIPKITQPDGSIVDGNVLTDPAYMAMLDNPNCFSMNQVMPGGYTPAFGGNITDTSLTMGTRGDIKSGFLNDWSYDLSGSVGRNESSFHLSNTLNPSLGINIESPELTQTSFDTGKYIQLEKTFNFDLVRLIDIGMYEELNFAVGYEWREESFEIISGEENSWKAGPYADQGFNIGSHGFKGFGPESQGENVRRNYALYMDVEAPITENFMVGAAVRYEDFNTFGDTTDYKLTAQFSLTDNLSLRASHSTGFRAPTVGQANVVNTQTSIVEGNLIQTFLAPPTDPLSAYYGAKELTPEESTSFAGGLVYQNGDFFFTVDAYSIEVTDRLAQSSQITVNPTKDPAIYAELEAAGVQNPELIDGVTFFTNDFDTTTSGVDVVANYSMALFGGDTGFSAAYNFNETEVDSYNPDTTSEGKVRRLEEGMPDHRATFTMSQSWDTVGLFVRANYFGEYFATHADDTSAGWSETADAAVTFDAEVSWYLNDSITLSAGGNNLLDEEAQELQKGPDGAYSVVGATHYESGPFDYNGAFYYVKATYNF
- a CDS encoding mechanosensitive ion channel family protein, with product MSDVVQQFSILITNKIFLSICVVIGMQFISHQIVNFIRRGNDFLNERHRTWISRTKNLTVMIIAIMLLSLWWVELETFALSIAAVAVAIVIASKELILCLSGSILRATSNAFVIGDWIRAGDNYGEVIEHNILSTVVQEIDFANNNYNYTGKTVTIPNSQFLTETVKNMNFMKRYVYHTFSITTDASINVFAAREHIFSKMNEYTQDFLEVGRRYNNVIEKHLGVDLPGEEPYIRITTTDLGNFKFTIILFCPTEQAVSLEQRITQDYMDFRFQQLDQN
- a CDS encoding LysR family transcriptional regulator; this encodes MNWDDIKIFLQVARTGKLALAARNLNVDSSTVSRRLHYLEKSLEVSLFERGAEGHLLTVEGQQLMQTAKRMEQNLQSSVASLQGINKGDSGNVRLGTTEAFGSFFLATKMREFSNLAPKINVDILTFSRQVNLTRYEADIAINVGKPDKTSMVVSKLCDYRLKLYASNIYLRNHPITKKSDLNQQSWIAYVEHLDFSDQLSHVKDLAPDVVPILKSSSVISQYLAVKSGLGIAVLPCFVADLDPELKPLLDDEIDIVRQFYLMAQADRKRIARVEMLWNFIKKTAKANQLLLMGNKRV
- a CDS encoding CoA-acylating methylmalonate-semialdehyde dehydrogenase translates to MSIRQIPLIIGGEKVISKSEQWLDVLNPATQEVVAQVPMATLEEVDAAIESAEQAFKTWSKTSITKRMRIMLKYQQLLEANTVEIAKLITLEHGKTLPDAEGEVGRALEAVENACSISRLQLGEMANNAATNVDVYTLNKPLGVGAGITAFNFPVMLPAFMFPAAIVCGNTFVLKPSEQDPSSTMLMVELALQAGVPAGVLNVVHGGPEVVNRIIEHDAVKAVSFIGSTGVGTHVYNHASKHGKRAQCMMGAKNHMVIMPDANKDRAINDLLGSAFGAAGQRCMANPVTILVGEARSWLPEIAERAKTMIVDAGTNRDADLGPVVSPQAKQRIIKLLDSGVEQGANLLVDGRNVVVPGYENGNFVGPTMFSGVTTDMDIYTQEIFGPALCVLEVETLDEAIAIINANPNGNGTSIFTSSGYVARKYENDIDVGQIGINVPIPVPVAFFSFTGSRASKLGDLGPNGKQVIQFWTQTKSVTARWFEPDHIEGEKVHTTISL